In Flavobacterium luteolum, the DNA window GTTATTTCGGCATCAAACAAGTCGGGATTTTTACCAATCAAACAATTCCTGTGAATGCAGTTTTAAACATTCCTTCCAATCAAAATATCGAAATTGAAAACACATCAGAAAAAATCAAATATGAAAAATCAAGTTTAAGCTCAGCTGAACTGCAGTCTATTCATCAAAAATTGACTGAAATTATGAAGACTGAAAAACTCTATAAAAATCCTGATTTGACTTTGGCAGAATTATCACAGAAACTAAATATTCATCCAAATGTATTATCACAAGTTATTAATTCAGCCGAAGAAAAAAACTTTTACGATTACATCAATTTAAAACGAGTAGAAGAATTCAAAAAACTAATTCTTCTGCCCGAACATCAAAAATTCACTTTACTTTCTATTGCTTTTGAATGTGGTTTTAATTCGAAAACAGCTTTTAACCGAAATTTCAAAAAAGCAACTGGACTTTCTCCTTCTGAATATTTGAGATAAGTTTTTTTAATCTCGCAGAGTCGCAAAGTTTTATTTTAAAAAACTTAGTGCCTTTGTGGCAAATTTTAACTTCAAAACCTAGAACCACCTTACAAGTTGGGGCGACCAGCATAATATTGGAGCACATCTTTGCAGAAATTTTAATCAATTCTTGCAATGAAAACCAATTTACTTTACTCAGCCGTAATCGCTATCTCGATTTTCTTTTTTATGGGATGCGAAAACGAAAAAAACATTGACGAATCTGGAAATTTAGTTCCTAAAACAGTCGATGAAGATCCATCAATTCCTTCGATTTTTGTAGACGGAACACAATTACATTCCGAAACTTTTGGAAATCCAAACGATCCAATGCTAATCTTTTTGCACGGTGGTCCCGGCTCCGATTACCGAAACGGATTAAATGTACAGCAATTAGCCAAGGAGGGTTTTTATGTCATTTTTTACGATCAACGAGGTTCGGGATTATCAAAAAGACATGATAAAAAAAGTTATTCGATTCAATTAGTTTTGGATGATTTAACCGAAGTCATCAAATATTATAAAACTTCTCTCAATCAAAAAGTTTTTCTCTTTGGTCATTCTTGGGGCGCGATGCTCGCGTCTGCTTATGTCAACCAATATCCAAGTTCTATAAACGGAGTAATTCTAGCCGAACCAGGGGGACTCAATAAAAAATTGCTCGATGAATATGGAGAAATAAGCCGCAAAATCAATATTTTTTCTGAGGTTACGAGCAATCTTTTATATGTAGACCAGTTTATAACGGGAAAAGAAAATCAGCATGCCATTTTAGATTATAAATACGGAATTTCTTCGAGTTTTACTTATGCGAAAGGAAATGATGAAGATATTCCAGGTCCGTCACCGTTTTGGAGAATTGGCACAACAGTTTTGGAAAGTTTTATTGATATTTCTGAAAATGAAGGATTCGATTTCACCACAAATTTGGACCAATATCAAACGAAAGTTTTGTTTTTATACGGCGAATTGAACAAATCTTACGGATTGGCTTTTGCCCAAAAAGAAGCCGCTTATTTTCCAAATTATGAAATTGCAGAAGTCAAAGGAACGGGACACGAAATGATTTATTTCAAATGGGAAAATGTCGAGCCTTTAGTATTGAATTATTTAAATAATCTAAAATAATTCGGCCATGAAAGCAATAATAGCACTAATCATATTTCTCATTTCGCTTCTTACTTCTCACATTTCACAAGCACAAGCAATTAACTGGAAAAGTCTTCAAGAAAATCAAAAATACATTTTGAATGTAAATGCCGGCTGGGATTACAGTTTTGTTTATGGATTGAGTTATGGCTATCATTTAAAAACAAAAATCCCAATTATTTTGGAGAGTTCCATTTCTCTAGCATCAGGTGAAGTTATTTTTGATGATTTTAAAACTAAAATCGGCGGACAGATGAATGTTTATCAAATTGAAAATTTTCGTTTTAATGTATTACTACACGGAATTTATAGACTATACGGCAATCCATTAGTAACACTTCAGAATTTTGGTGCCGATGCTTCGACAACTATTGGTTATTATAAGCAAAAATGGTTCATTGCTGGAGAATTTGGTTTTGATAAAGCAATTGTTACCCATTTTAAACATTCTGATATTTACAAGGACGTTTATCCCAATGTAAAAAATGGTTGGTACGAACCCACAACAGGAGGGAATTTCAATTTCGGAGTTCAAGGCGGCTATTCTTTTAACCGCAGTGACATCACGTTACGAGCAGGAAAAGTAATGAATGAAGATTTCAAAAGTACACCGTTAATTCCGTTTTATGTGCAATTAGGGTATAATTATAAATTAGATTAAGTACTACAAGGACGAGATATTTGTAGAAAATTATGTCCAATGTTAGAGAGCCTCAGAGAGGCTAAATATTTATAGAAATCCAATTACGTAAAGTCAAAGAGCTCCAGCGGAGCGATATGTAATTTTTCATAATCAAATATGTCACTCCGCTGGAGCTTTATATCGCAAATATCTATTTTATTCTATAAATATTTCGCTTCTCCGAAGCTTAACTAAAAACACAAAACCCGACAGGTTTTAAAAACCTGTCGGGTTTAACTATAAAATTGGATATAGAATTTAAATATCGATTTCTATACTTTCTCCTTTTTTCAAAATAATTTCTTTTTTATAATTACCGAAAACTAAAGTTGTTTTTCCCCCTGTTTTAGAAGAGATTATAGCATGAGTTACATTTTTATCATTCCACGTCATTTCAATTTCAAAACCGCCTCTTGCACAGATTCCTTTTACAGAACCTTCTGACCAAGCATCTGGCAAAGCTGGAAGTAATCGAATTTCGTTTTCATCCGACTGAACCAGCATTTCGACAACTGCTGCTGCGCCACCAAAATTACCATCAATTTGAAATGGCGGATGCGCATCGAATAAATTCGGATACGTTCCTCCTCCTCTTCTTGGTTTTTCTGTTTTCTTTCCGTCTGGATCCACGTAGCGAAGCAATTCACGATACATTTTATAAGCACGATTTCCGTCCCAAAGTCTTGCCCAAAGATTGATTCTCCAGCCTTTTGACCAGCCTGTGGTTTCGTCTCCTTTTATTTCTAAAGTCTTTTTTGAAGCTTCTGCCAAATCTGGAGTTTTCAAAGGTGTGATATGATCGCCGGGGAAAAGTCCGAATAAGTGTGATTGATGGCGATGTTTCGGTTCGTTATCGTCCCAATCAAAATACCATTCCTGAAGATTTCCTTTTTTACCAATTTGATACGGATACAGTTTTGAAAGCGCTGTTTCTAGTTTTTTTCTGAAGTCAGCATCAGTGTTCAGCACTTTTGAAGCTTTTATCGTTTTATCAAAACATTCGCGAATCATGGCTAAATCGGCAGTTCCTCCGTAAAGTGTTGCACCCACAAAGCCATCAGCCAGTTTATATTGATTTTCTGGCGAAGTCGATGGTGAAGTAATTAAATTTCCGTTTTTATCGGTAATCAACCAGCCTAAACAAAATTCGGCCGCGCCTTTCATCAACGGATATCCTTCTTTTTTCAAATAGGATAAATCTTGTGTAAAAGTGTAATGTTCCCAAATATGAGTGCTCAACCATGCTTGCGCCATTGGCCAGCACGCCCACATTGGATCTTCTTTTCCAAACTGTCCAACCGGATTAGTCATTGCCCAAATATCTGAATTATGCGCTGCCGCCCAGCCTTTATCTACTCCGTAAAAAGTCTTTGCCGTAACTTTTCCTGTTACCGAAAGGTTTTTAATGAAACT includes these proteins:
- a CDS encoding alpha/beta fold hydrolase, coding for MKTNLLYSAVIAISIFFFMGCENEKNIDESGNLVPKTVDEDPSIPSIFVDGTQLHSETFGNPNDPMLIFLHGGPGSDYRNGLNVQQLAKEGFYVIFYDQRGSGLSKRHDKKSYSIQLVLDDLTEVIKYYKTSLNQKVFLFGHSWGAMLASAYVNQYPSSINGVILAEPGGLNKKLLDEYGEISRKINIFSEVTSNLLYVDQFITGKENQHAILDYKYGISSSFTYAKGNDEDIPGPSPFWRIGTTVLESFIDISENEGFDFTTNLDQYQTKVLFLYGELNKSYGLAFAQKEAAYFPNYEIAEVKGTGHEMIYFKWENVEPLVLNYLNNLK